From the Arthrobacter sp. PM3 genome, one window contains:
- a CDS encoding transketolase-like TK C-terminal-containing protein: ARGGYVLAEASRDGATVDAQVILIGTGSEVQLAVAAREALQAEGIPTRVVSMPCVEWFTKQDEAYRESVLPSYVKARVSVEAGLALGWREFVGDHGRTISLEHFGASADYKRLFQEFGITAEAVTAAAKDSLAAVTN; this comes from the coding sequence TCGCACGCGGCGGCTACGTCCTGGCCGAAGCCTCCCGCGACGGGGCGACCGTGGACGCGCAGGTCATCCTGATCGGCACCGGCTCCGAAGTCCAGCTCGCCGTCGCGGCACGGGAGGCCCTGCAGGCCGAAGGCATCCCCACCCGGGTCGTGTCCATGCCGTGCGTGGAATGGTTCACCAAGCAGGACGAGGCCTACCGCGAGTCCGTCCTCCCCTCCTACGTGAAGGCCCGCGTCTCGGTCGAGGCAGGCCTCGCCCTGGGCTGGCGCGAGTTCGTCGGCGACCACGGCCGCACCATCTCCCTGGAACACTTCGGCGCGTCCGCGGACTACAAGCGCCTCTTCCAGGAATTCGGCATCACCGCCGAAGCCGTCACCGCCGCCGCGAAGGACTCCCTCGCCGCCGTCACCAACTGA